GATAGTATTGAATAATAACATTTGGATCGATATTTGCCTGTACAGGTAATCTAAACATTTAAACACTGGAAAACATGCAAACTCCTATTCGTGGTCTTCGTTCTTTTTGCTTTGCAGCAAGAAGCCTAAGTTTTAAGCATGCAGCCAATGAGCTGTACTTAACACCGTCGGCGGTAAGCCACCAAATAAAACAACTAGAAGAACAACTTGGTATAGAGCTTTTTCATCGTAAAACACGTTCGATTAGCCTAACTACGGCTGGAAAAAACTTTTTTGATGCGATCTCCCCTATCATTACTATGTTAGAAGGTACCATTAATGAGTTTAGTCAATTACAACAAAACACAAATATCACGATTACTTTACCCGAGTTTTTTGCCAGTGAATTGCTGATGCCGAAATTAAGCGAATGGACCACTCAGCATCCTAATATTAATTTGCAAATGGACACGCTTAAAACACGTAAAGAACTTACCCGCCATAGTGATTTGTCTATTGTGCTTTCGTCAAGTAAGCCAACTGAGGGCGCAGTCACTGAGCTATTTAATTTAGAATACATTCCTGCATGTAATAAAAAATTACTTGAACAGTGGAAAAACAACGATTTACAAGCACTGAACCAAGTACCACTAATTTTACACAAAGCACGCCCTTGGGCATGGCACCAGTGGGCTGAAAAAGTGGGCATAGATGATTTTTCGCCTACGCAAATTATTCAGATAGATAGTATGTTTGGTGTTGCACGTGCCGCACAGCAAGGTATGGGGATTGCACTTATTCCTCTACCTATAAGCCAAAGCTGGTTAGACGAGCAATGGTTATATAAATTGTTTGAACAGCCATTAACGACTAAAGATAAATATTATTTGGTTCAACACGACTCAAATGTAGCCAACCACCCTCTAGATCTGTTTGCTAAATGGGTAGTTGATACTTTTAGAAAAACCCAAGAATAATGATTTTAGTTCACACTTAGTTAATTTATTTACTGTATAAACCACAAAAAATTCACATTAAATTAATGTAAAAGCCAACTTATTATCAATGAGTTGGCTTTTTTGTTATTTAATTTTTATGGTTTAAATTTTTTCACTTATCAGTTTTATTTTTATCGTTTGTTTGTATTTAGGAAACAACATAAAGTCTATTTAACGAAAACATTTAATAACTAGATGAGTTGTTATTTAAATAACTAAGTTTGAAACCAATTTAGTTTTTATGACTCAAATAAATGTAAAAAAGAATCTTTATATTGTGTGTGAAGATGTTGTCAGTGTGAAAAACAGTTCAAGTTAGGTGGTGACTTAGTTTGGGCTGTTTTTATTCTCTCCAGCAGCCACATAATATTAAAATCTGCTTTTAGCAGTAAACGAATCTTTATTGTGTGTGAAGATGTTGTCAGTGTGAAAAGCAGTTCAAGTTAGGTGGTGACTTAGTTTGGGCTGTTTTTATTCTCTCCAACAGCCACATAATATTAAAATCTGCTTTTGGCAGTAAATGAATCTTTATTGTGTGTGAAGATGTTGTCAGTGTGAAAAGCAGTTCAAATTAGGTGGTGACTTAGTTTGGGCTGTTTTTATTCTCTCCAACGGCCACATAATATAAAAATCTGCTTTTGGCAGTAAACGAATCTTTATTGTGTGTGAAGATGTTGTCAGTTTGAAAAGCAGTTCAAGTTAGGTGGTGACTTAGTTTGGGCTGTTTTTATTTTTCAACAAAAGTGAATAATATTAAAATCTGCTTTTGGCAGTAAATGAATCTTTATTGTGTGTGAAGATGTTGTCAGTTTGAAAAGCAGTTCAAGTTAGGTGGTGACTTAGTTTGGGCTGTTTTTATTTTTCAACAAAAGTGAACCACTTAGTAAATATTTATAAAGCCCTCAATTAATGAGGGCTTTTTTGTACTTGTTTCTTTACTAGTCGAAACACCAATTGTAGACCGATAGGTTTATATGCGGTATTAGCTATTATCTCGAGGGACAAAGTCTAATACGGTTGCGTTTATACAATATCTATCTTTTCCTCTAGGCCCCTCACCCGGAAATAAATGCCCCAGGTGAATACCTGTGCTTTTAGACCTTAATTCTATGCGTTGCATGCCCCAACTATTGTCCTCGTGTTCGGTTACACTGTTTTTAACAGGGTGCGTAAACGACAGCCAACCTGTACCAGAATTAAAACGATCTCGAGTGTCAAATAAAGCCTCACCACTGAGCTTATCGACAAAGGTGCCATCGGGTGTGTTTTTAAATATTTTATATTCTTTACAATATGGGCGATCTGTTTTTGCATTAAATGCAACTTTATAAGCTTCACTATCTCCTAATTTAAATGCACCTAATGCTTTGTAAAACGTCTCACGGCTTGCGTAGCCTTGGCGACCATATACTTCTTCACCATTTTCTAAAAATAGAATTGTGGGTGTTGCCCATGTCGCTGATTTAATGGTTAACCCATCTAATTGATCTGCGTATCTAAATGACAAAGGGATGGTGCCTTTGTAGTCATTTGCCACCTCTTTTTTAAACTTCTCGCAGTAAGGGCAATAGTCTCGAGAGTCTATTATCACTATTTGTTTACCCACTAATAATGCAGTGTTGTCTTTCGTTTTAACTGGTACTGGTTCGAAAACCACACCAGTAGAATGATCAGGGCAATAACCATTAGGATTTTTTTGCAAATAATTTTGGTGGTATTCTTCAGCTGCTACAAAGCCCTCAAGTGGCTTGATAACGGTGACTATATTTCCATACCCAGCATTGGTTAATAATTGTTGGTATTGCGCTTTAACCTTTAACGCTGTGTCTTTTTGCGCATCGTTGCTCGTTAATATAATAGATCGATATTGCGTACCAATGTCATTACCTTGTTTGTTTAACTGAGTAGGGTCGTGACTTTCAAAGTAATTTTTAAGTAACTCTTGCGCAGAAATAATATTGCTGTTGTAAGTCACTTTCACTACTTCAGCGAAATTGTTTTCGTCAAAGCGGCGTGATTGCTTAGTAATATTTTTGTAAGTAGCCTCAAACCCATTGCCATCTGCATAACCAGATTCTGCATCAATTACTCCATCTAGCGCTTCATAGCGTTTTTCTGCGCCCCAAAAACACCCCGATCCTAGTACAAGGCTTTCTACATGCATACTGGCTGCTACATCGCTTTGTTCGACCTTTTCCATCGATAAAGCAAACGCGCCTGCGCTAAATATAATTGCAGCGCCCGATAAATATAATAAATGCTGATAATTCATAATGTACCTCTAAACAAGTCCGTACTAATTAAGACCATTTAAATTTAATTATTATTTCAAACGTCGTGCTTATTTATTACGAGGCTAAACATATAAAGTTTACTTTTAAATCTAATTGACAATAAGATTTAAATTTAAGTGTGTTAACAATTTTGCATAAATGTTCTGTGTTGGTCTCAAGGGTATAAATAATTAATTAAATATGTGATAGGTTTGCTTAATGATGTTCGAATTAGGTTTTACTAATGCAAAATCCTCACGTTTACGCTTTATCAAACAATAGCTTATTGCTTGATGCATCTCACTTAAGCACGAGCGGAACACTCAGTATTCAAAAAAAAATTTGGTCTTTAGCAAATCACTGTAAAAAAGATAATTCATTTATTGATATTGTTCCCGCTATGAACTCACTCACTTTATATTTAAAGCAAGATATTGAGTTAGCTAAATGGCTTGAGCAATTACCAGCTATTTGGAATAACATTAAACCTAATGAGTTCGTAGCTAAACACCACAAAATTAAAACGCATTATAACGGCGCAGACCTAAACTACGTGGCAAACTTTCATAGTTTAAGCATTGATGACGTCATTAACCTTCACAGTGAGCCCCAGTACGCTGTTTTATTTTTGGGGTTTCAACCTGGTTTTGCATACTTAAATGGACTAAACAAGCAACTTTTTACACCAAGACGCTCAGAACCTCGTCTTAAAGTACCTAAAGGGTCTGTCGCTATTGGTGCTGAGCAAACAGCAATTTACCCGGCAGATTCGCCTGGTGGCTGGCATATTATTGGCCAAACTGACATACCATTATTTGATGCAACGCAAAAAAGCCCATGCTTAATTCAGCCTGGTGACACGCTCGAATTTATACCTGTATCTGTGGGGAAATAAATAATGATTAAAGTTATTAAAAGTGGCCCATTACTGAGCATCCAGGATTTTGGACGTAACGGATACCGACATTTAGGCGTTAGCCAGTCTGGCAGCTTAGACCCTTACGCACAAACCATAGCAAACTGCCTTTTAAATAATGATAAAAACGCCGCTGTTCTTGAGGTAACCGTTGGCTTGTGCGAACTTGCGTTTGAATGCAACACTGTTATTGCCTTATTTGGTGCTGATTTAAATGCAACACTTGATGAAAAACCGATTTATCCAGGTTGGACATATAATATTAAACAAAAACAGGTGCTAAAATTTTCAACCGGCAGAGCAGGATTAAGAGCCTACATTGCCGTTAAAGGAGGGATTCAAAGCCCGGTTGTTATGAACTCTAAAGCAACTGACTTAAATGCTTGTTTTGGCGGACTAAATGGCAAATCGCTCATAGCCGGTGACACTATTAAAATAACCCCTTACCAATCAGAATTTACTCAATGCGGTGCACTAATGCCGCCAAAACGTAAAATTGTTCGCGTATACCCAAGCCCTCATGCAAAACTTTTCTCAAAACAGATCATTAATGGGTTTACTCAGTCGTCGTTTAAAGTGAGTCACAATAGTAACCGCATGGGTGTTAGGCTTCAAAGTGATAATTATTCTTTAACCCACTCACACTCATTGCCTTCTCTTGCTGTAAGCCCCGGAAGTATTCAACTTCCACCAAATGGAGAACCCATTGTTTTGTTAAACGATGCGCAAACAACGGGGGGTTACCCCTTATTAGGCACCGTAATTGAAGCAGATTTGCATCAATTTGCGCAATACAGACCACTAGATACAATTGAATTTGAATATGTGACGTTTAAGCAAGCATTACACGCCAAACAAAAGCTCGACGGTCATTTAAACCAGTTAAACATTGCACTTAAAAACAAACGTTAAGCAATAATTAGTTACGTTGAACATTAACTAATTAGCAGTTGCTTATTGCACCACTGTGTTACAAAAACGAGCCGTCTGTAAAGCAAGCTCACTTGGATAACTCACTAATAGTACAGAGTTTGAACAATGGAATTGGTGCAAAAATAATCATAGTTACTCCTTGTTCACTAACAAGGTGCGGTCACTTAAACATTGGTGCATAAATTATTCTTAATTAATTGCAAAAGCTATGTGACTTGAGTAAATATTTCTGATAAAACAAGGGTTCGCAGTTCAGCAAAGTGGCTGATCTGCACACATAATAGGAATGAGGAGTTACTATGTGTTCAATCTTTGGGGTATTAGATATTAAATCTGATCCCGCTCAATTGCGAACTCAAGCAATTGAAATGTCAAAATTACTACGACACCGAGGCCCAGATTGGTCTGGTGTTTATGCGTCTGAAAAAGCAATTTTAGTTCACGAACGTCTTGCAATTGTTGGCGTATCTAGTGGTGCGCAACCTTTATACAACCCTGAAAAAACGCATATTTTAGCGGTAAACGGGGAAATATATAATCACAAAGAGTTAGCTGCAAACTTAAACACTGATTTTACTTTTCAGACACAGTCTGACTGTGAAGTAATATTAGCGCTGTATAAACAAAAAGGTCCTGAGTTTTTAGATGACTTAAACGGTATTTTTGCATTTTGCTTATACGATGAAGAAAATGACGCCTACTTAATTGGTCGCGATCACATTGGTATTATACCGCTATACACTGGCCACGACGAGCACGGTAACTTTTATGTTGCATCTGAGCTAAAAGCACTTTCTCCAATTTGTAAACATATTGAAGAATTTCCTCCTGGTCATTACCTTTACAGTAAAGATGGTGAATTAAAGCCTTATTACAAACGTGATTGGCAAACGTTCGACGCAGTGAAAGATAACAGTGCAGAGTCATCAGATGTGAAAGACGCACTAGAGGCAGCCGTTAAACGCCAACTTATGTGTGATGTACCTTACGGTGTATTACTATCTGGCGGATTAGACTCATCGGTTATTTCTGCTATTACACAGCGTTTTGCAGCTAAACGTATTGAAGATAACGACGAAAGTGATGCTTGGTGGCCTAAGCTTCACTCGTTTTCAGTGGGTCTTGAAGGTTCACCCGATTTAGCGGCAGCTCAAAAGGTAGCCGACATGATTGGGACAGTGCACCACCCTATCATTTTTACTATTCAAGAAGGTATTGATGCGCTTCGTGAAGTTATTTACCACATAGAAACTTATGATGTAACCACTATTCGTGCATCAACCCCTATGTATTTAATGGCTCGTCAAATTAAAGCCATGGGTATTAAAATGGTTCTTTCTGGTGAGGGTGCAGATGAATTATTTGGTGGTTACTTATACTTCCATAAAGCGCCAAATGCACAAGAGTTTCATGAAGAGTTAAACCGTAAAGTATCTAAACTTCATATGTTTGACTGCCTGCGCGCTAATAAGTCAATGGCCGCATGGGGTGTTGAAGCCCGCGTACCATTCTTAGACAAAGAATTTGTTGATGTTGCTATGCGCATCAATCCTGAAGCTAAAATGTGTAAAGAAGGCAAAATTGAAAAGCATATTTTACGTG
This DNA window, taken from Pseudoalteromonas marina, encodes the following:
- the msrA gene encoding peptide-methionine (S)-S-oxide reductase MsrA; the protein is MNYQHLLYLSGAAIIFSAGAFALSMEKVEQSDVAASMHVESLVLGSGCFWGAEKRYEALDGVIDAESGYADGNGFEATYKNITKQSRRFDENNFAEVVKVTYNSNIISAQELLKNYFESHDPTQLNKQGNDIGTQYRSIILTSNDAQKDTALKVKAQYQQLLTNAGYGNIVTVIKPLEGFVAAEEYHQNYLQKNPNGYCPDHSTGVVFEPVPVKTKDNTALLVGKQIVIIDSRDYCPYCEKFKKEVANDYKGTIPLSFRYADQLDGLTIKSATWATPTILFLENGEEVYGRQGYASRETFYKALGAFKLGDSEAYKVAFNAKTDRPYCKEYKIFKNTPDGTFVDKLSGEALFDTRDRFNSGTGWLSFTHPVKNSVTEHEDNSWGMQRIELRSKSTGIHLGHLFPGEGPRGKDRYCINATVLDFVPRDNS
- a CDS encoding biotin-dependent carboxyltransferase family protein; amino-acid sequence: MIKVIKSGPLLSIQDFGRNGYRHLGVSQSGSLDPYAQTIANCLLNNDKNAAVLEVTVGLCELAFECNTVIALFGADLNATLDEKPIYPGWTYNIKQKQVLKFSTGRAGLRAYIAVKGGIQSPVVMNSKATDLNACFGGLNGKSLIAGDTIKITPYQSEFTQCGALMPPKRKIVRVYPSPHAKLFSKQIINGFTQSSFKVSHNSNRMGVRLQSDNYSLTHSHSLPSLAVSPGSIQLPPNGEPIVLLNDAQTTGGYPLLGTVIEADLHQFAQYRPLDTIEFEYVTFKQALHAKQKLDGHLNQLNIALKNKR
- the pxpB gene encoding 5-oxoprolinase subunit PxpB, giving the protein MQNPHVYALSNNSLLLDASHLSTSGTLSIQKKIWSLANHCKKDNSFIDIVPAMNSLTLYLKQDIELAKWLEQLPAIWNNIKPNEFVAKHHKIKTHYNGADLNYVANFHSLSIDDVINLHSEPQYAVLFLGFQPGFAYLNGLNKQLFTPRRSEPRLKVPKGSVAIGAEQTAIYPADSPGGWHIIGQTDIPLFDATQKSPCLIQPGDTLEFIPVSVGK
- the asnB gene encoding asparagine synthase B, translating into MCSIFGVLDIKSDPAQLRTQAIEMSKLLRHRGPDWSGVYASEKAILVHERLAIVGVSSGAQPLYNPEKTHILAVNGEIYNHKELAANLNTDFTFQTQSDCEVILALYKQKGPEFLDDLNGIFAFCLYDEENDAYLIGRDHIGIIPLYTGHDEHGNFYVASELKALSPICKHIEEFPPGHYLYSKDGELKPYYKRDWQTFDAVKDNSAESSDVKDALEAAVKRQLMCDVPYGVLLSGGLDSSVISAITQRFAAKRIEDNDESDAWWPKLHSFSVGLEGSPDLAAAQKVADMIGTVHHPIIFTIQEGIDALREVIYHIETYDVTTIRASTPMYLMARQIKAMGIKMVLSGEGADELFGGYLYFHKAPNAQEFHEELNRKVSKLHMFDCLRANKSMAAWGVEARVPFLDKEFVDVAMRINPEAKMCKEGKIEKHILREGFGGYLPDEVLWRQKEQFSDGVGYSWIDTLKEYVEEQVSDQDLANAKFKYPINTPDSKEAYYYRAIFESHFPGDASAKCVPHGKSVACSTPEALAWDESFQNNADPSGRAAGVHNDAYTGKK
- a CDS encoding LysR family transcriptional regulator, whose product is MQTPIRGLRSFCFAARSLSFKHAANELYLTPSAVSHQIKQLEEQLGIELFHRKTRSISLTTAGKNFFDAISPIITMLEGTINEFSQLQQNTNITITLPEFFASELLMPKLSEWTTQHPNINLQMDTLKTRKELTRHSDLSIVLSSSKPTEGAVTELFNLEYIPACNKKLLEQWKNNDLQALNQVPLILHKARPWAWHQWAEKVGIDDFSPTQIIQIDSMFGVARAAQQGMGIALIPLPISQSWLDEQWLYKLFEQPLTTKDKYYLVQHDSNVANHPLDLFAKWVVDTFRKTQE